The DNA region CAGCAAGGATAATGAGACACCCAGCATGCATGTGTTTCCCTCAACTTTGCTTAGCTTTTTTGCCTCTCTTTTTACCATATATTGCGTTTTATCATGTCTCTGATCTGGTGTTTTCATGGTGGTGTACACGATGAGATTCAAAATAATGTTGGAGAACATCGCACCAGTAACATGTCTTATTATTGGTATGATAATAgacttaaatactctggaggtccctgaaattgtctgccgtacgaaaataagtcgctgatttatttatttttccgatTTCGAATCCATGGAAATTTTTTAATCGAAAtaggtccctactcgtgttACCAACTtatgtggctcaatttttgCTGAACCATTGATTCCACGtgccttatattttttttaggcttaattgcacttttggtccctcaactTTGGCCTTCCTACGAAAATCGTCCCGagactttaaaattagcaaaaaatgtctCTAACGTTTACActcggttgcaaaattggtttttcgtctaattccatccaaaaactaacgaaatattcctcaaaaaattaataaaaaattaagtctCTAaaacattcatcatcttcatattaaaaacccagaaattcattTATCATCCAACAACAAAAACCCATTAACCATCAGAGCAGAAGCTACCAAGACACAAAACCCTAGCTGCCACCTCCTTCATCTCTCCCATGGCCTCGCCGCCACACACGGCcgtgccgccaccaccacatcCTTCTCCCTTCTGACCTCGTTTCCTTCCTTCTCAACAGAACCAccacctcttctccttctttcctCCACAAAATCGCGCCGCTGCCATGCTCTTGTGTCCAGCGCCGCCACGCTCCTCCTCTGTTGCTGTGACCAGCGCCGCCACACACCACGCTCCTCGCTCCCCCTCTCCATGAATGAAGCGCTTGAAGAGAGCTCAACCCGAACGTGAGCGCGAGAGGAGCGGAGGGAGGGGTTCTGGATGGGAAGCTGTTGAGCAGAAGGAGAGAAAGGGGACGGAGAACGACGAGGAGGAGGGTCAAGGCGGATAAAGGAACAGTAGGTTGTCAAGGTCGAGGCACGAGAGGTCGCCGGAGCGCTACCACAATGGAAGGAGCAGGCACAGGTCTCAGTCGCCACAGCGTCAGGGAAGGTCTCAGGACTTCATCGGGCTGAGAGAGAGAGTTTGAATTGGGGAAATTGGAAATATAGGTTTTGACcccattattttttttctttttttattttgaatttaggCAGGAATTATTTGTTGGGTATTTTGATTTGTGAATTTTCATCAATTTTGTAGCTGGTGCTGTTAAGATAATGTTGACCTCTTCCAATTTTGGGTATGGCGGCGTAGAGTCTGGCAAATGCATCATCGTCGGAGATGATTTGTTTGATTGAATTGGAGATTTCTTTGTTAATGCTTGAACTATGAGAAAAACAAGACAGATTTGTTAATGTTTTTACTTTCAACATTTTGATATTTGGATATTGATGCGTTACTGTAATAACAAGATGGAAGGAAATTGGATCAAGGTAGATGCCAAGAGGGCATGGTGATATACTGAATTACTGATAATGGGACAAAGGAAGGATGTGTTTTATTGTTGTGGTGGCTTCATGTTTTTTCTGGTTTATTCTTGGATGTATGATGATgattgaagatgaagaggatttGGTTCATATTACTCGCCTGGTATAAATATGGAGATGATTATCAGATTGAGTTTTGTTTTAAACAAATTTGTGAGATGATCATCTTCAATTGATGgttgatttgaaatttgaaattgatgttTGGGGTAgggttgatgatttttttttttttgtttctgggttttctagagaagaatatgaagatgatgatgaaggttctttgaagaagatggacattcatcaatttctaggtttttgttttattttcttattttttatcaatttttattcTAGAAttcgttagtttttggatggaattggacggaaaaccaattttgcaaccagGTGTATACGTTAGGGacgttttttttgtttgttaattttgaagtttggggacgatttttgcAGGAAgaccaaagttgggggaccaaaagtgcaattaagcctttttaaaatacacatggattaaaaaaagaaaattaaacattttaacTTTAAATTTAATCAAGAATTCTAATAATCCATAATCCCTAATCCCTAAACCCAAAATCTTAAATGCTAAATTTAATCTTTCATCATCTTTACCATCACCATCCACCATCTAAACAACCAAACCCAGAAAATGTAGAACAATATTAttcaggaagaaaaaaaaaacggaagttgaaggtgtgaaaaacgactagaaaggggggggggggttgaatagcgtttttaatataaaaactttccccttaagatttaaagtaaatcttttcggtttctctaagatagatggtgcagcggataaggatagagagaagagagaagcacacaagtattttatcctggttcacttgataaatccctcaagctaatccagtccacccgttaaggtgatttcttccttcttagaatgaaggcaatccactaatcagataattgttacaactgcacttgaaacctacaagtgactaacaatacactgacttagctcacactaagattcactctcttagtcttctctaggatccgatcaaccttgatctcctaaagaaatcaccactaagattcactctcttagtcttcttaaggatactgacctacccggtcccttaaggaaaatcaaacaactgtttgaggttggtgtttacaaaggtttgcttctaaataagctgagtgtaaactaaataagaatagatgaagaaagtagaggcttgaatcttttcttgtattgcagctcttgatctctctcttagctttcttcttttcttcagccttttatagtccaaggtgcaaaggatatttctgttgagagaatatgaccgttggagggcatttctggaacttccagaacctgctgtggctgaaccttggtaggtaggcttttcagaatagtacactgctcttgtacttcttgatagagacatttgcctttaaccaatgacttctgatcagaggaatgcttcgtgttggaacttgtgaagcttggtgatcagagtcagagggatgcttggatcctctgaccttcgttacttctgcttctgaaccttcagagcttctggacctttagagcctctggtccttcagagcttctgatcctcagatcttctgatcttctgatcttctgatcttctgatcttctgatcctcagatcctctgatcctcagatcttctgatcatcagatcctctgatcctcagatcttctgatcatcagatcctcagatcttctgatcttctgatcttctgatcctctgatcttctgacgaatatatcttctggtgtcagaatcagaacctgtttgtcaaaacactcaatacaaacattagagtatcatagttgttcatccacaaataaatacttgttatcatcaaaacatagagttgtaccacatgaccaaatcttgatcttacagaagtGACAATTTCTTCTCAAACCAAAAACCCCAAATGGAGGACTGAAcaggatgatgaagaagaaaggcagatgaaggtgaagaagatgaatctaGATCGAACCATCCCCACCAATGAAGAACCAAACCGAGTCTAAACAAATCCAGGTCGAGCCATCTCCACCACTAACGAACTCAAATCGACCTAGGACGTGACACTGATGATGAAGAATGAGGACGATTCGCACCAGATCTGCCCCTTGAAAGATGAACAAGAGAGCGAAGATGGAAAGATCACGAGAGGGAGGAGACAGCGTGCGAGACGATGTAAGAGTTGCAGATCCATGGAGGTTCAGGTCCAGTGATTCGATTGGGTGTGAATAGTTGTCGGATTTGGCTTGGTTGATGATGGGGGTTGTTGGGGTTCAGGTCCAGTGATTCGATTGGGTGTGAATAGGTTCCTACCCGTGTTACCAGCTTATGTGACTCTATTTTTGCATAGTCATTGATTCCAcgtgtcttttatgatttttttagtaCACATAgattaataaaagaaaattaaacattttaagTTTAAATTTAATCCCTTTCTAATAATCCCTAAACCCAAAATCTTAAACACTAAATTTAATCCTTCATCATCTCCCAAACAAAAACCAACATAAAACCATGTCAAGACCATCGTTGTTCCTTCCGAAGCCCCTCTTTCCACTGTACAATCAGAACTGACCCAAACAAAAACCACACCTGCAACCCAAACCCCAACAACCCCCATCATCAACCAAGCCAAATCCGACAACTATTCACACCCAATCGAATCACTGGACCTGAACCTCCATGGATTTGCAACTCTTACATCGTCTCGCACGTTGTCTCCTCCCTCTCGTGATCCTTCCATCTTCGCTCTCTCGTTCATCTTTCAAGGGGCAGATCTGGTGCGAATCGTcctccttcttcatcatcagtgtCACGTCCTAGGTCGATCTGAGTTCGTTAGTGGTGGAGATGGCTCGACCTGGATTTGTTTAGACTCGGTCTGGTTCTTCATTGGTGGGGATGGTTCTATCtggattcatcttcttcaccttcatctgcctttcttcttcatcatcctgTTCAGTCCTCCAGTTGGGGTTTTTGGTTTGAGAAGAAATTGTCACTtccgtttttttttcttcctgaaTAATATTGTTCTACATTTTCTGGGTTTGGTTGTTTTGATGGTGGATGGTGATGGTAAAGATGATGAAAGATTAAATTTAGCATTTAAGATTTTGGGTTTAGGGATTAGGGATTATTAGAATTCTTGATTAAATTTAAAgttaaaatgtttaattttctttttttaatccatgtgtatttaaaaaaggcttaaaaataattccagggatccggaattggaaaaaaaaattcagggacttattttcgtacggcatacaattccagggaccttcagagtatttaagccttgatAATAAGATATTTCTTTGGTCATAATTtggtaaattaaaataaaaatatcaaagatcTTCTTTAACCTCTTGCAACTTCCTTTTTCAGCTTGTTATTCATGCCTTTTCCTTTCGCGGCAACCCCGGCCAACTTCTCATCTCCTCCTTCTCTCCTTCCCTCTTCTCACCTCGAGAATCCCCACCCCAAAAGTGAGTAACCATGCACAAGTACTAGTATGTGGCAGTATGGGGTGAAGGCACAACTCAACCCTATTGCTtcatgtttggattgatggaacatAATGGAGCGCAACGGAGCGGAGTATAATGGAATGGAATGGAGCAGAGcgaaatggaaaaaaaaatctcatccCATCGTTTGGGTATTTCATGATGGAGCGGAACAAAGTTACCACTCCATTATTTGGATGATGGACGGAACAAAATGAGTTATAACTTTTTATTCCTATATTACCCTTACTTCAAAATAAAAGATCATCTTTAAACTActtaaataattaagaaaataattatccttgctgcaatctcactcaaATTAGCTTATATTCTCACCATCTATCTACATTAAAACATATAATATGTCAATTCTTTTTATGAAATATACTGAATAAGAGAACACCATCAAttaaagcaaaataaaaaataaaaaaataaaagcaaaatAAGGCTGTTATAAGAACAAGACCAACACAGCAAAGGCAAGGAGGCGTCCAAATGTACTCTCGAATGCCACACCAACAACAATGCATTCCAAggccaaagaaagaaaacaatcatGACAGTGGAATACAGCAGAACCAACAAGCTATGTACCCAGCCAGGGAGCCCATGACACAAACATGCCTAAGAACTCAAACAACCAACAATCAGCACAATCTGCAACGCTGAGACAATGCACACAAGAGGGTTCCTTTTACTAGATATGTTACGTCCTTTTGCTAAATATCCAACCACAATAGTAATGTCGTAAATATACTTTCGACTTATTTATTGAACACTAACCAggtatataagaaaaaaattaacaaatcaATTAGCACAAAACAGGTGAAGAAGAAAGCAAATGAAGAGAAGTAACTTTCAAAAATCGGCAACTGGGGCAGTAGATTGGTGTTAATGTGAGGGCGAAGAggtaattttataatttaaatgctTCAACAAATTTTGCTCCATCCTATTCCTCCCAAATTTGGGGGGAGAAAAAATGAGGGAAATGAGTGGCATGTGATGGAATGTGTACCACTGGGTTTCGTTCCACTCCATCcaattttaaataaatcaaACAATGAACCTTTTCCTCCTTCTCTTCCCTTCCGCTCCACTCCATTCccctccatcaatccaaacgaaAAGGTCATGAAAAacaaagtttttaatttttcaattttaaaaaataaaaagcaaaaaaaactataaaattaataattataactAAAATTCTGAACGATCTCATCTAATTATGTTTGGAAATACGGTGAATAAcctcaaaactcaaaagtcaaaactaaAGCAACTTATTTCTAATACCACCTCAATTTTTAGCTCACCATAATTTCATACGTATATCTAAACTTGCAATTGTCATTATGAAGTTTACAAATAAGATGATGAATATCCAGATTATGATTTCTTGCACTCAAGTGTGGGAAAATGGTATCCGTAGCATTCCACTGCATGAAGGGTTGTTTGGACCCACAAGTACCTGACAAGTGCTCCGTTGACCTTCATTACTTAACAAGAAATTGCAGAGAAGTTGCAGAGAAAGGTAAGAGAGAGATAACAGAAACGGTGCTTGATTCAATTCACTGAATGACTGAATGAATACAATGTACAATGGATAAGGATTATATACAGAGGGTGAAAGAGTAAAGTTAGCTAACTAACCAGCTAACTAACCTAACCAACTTGAGTAACCAATCCTAACTAACCCAGCTAAACTAAGGTAAAAGCTGAAAggttagtattattattatttactatCTATTAGCCCCCCGCAAACTGGAGAGTGTATGTTAAACAATCCCAGTTTGGAGAAAATGTGACGAAAAGGAGCTGGACTCAATGGTTTTGTGAAGATATCCGCAAGCTGAAAGGAAGAAGCAACCGGAAGAAGATGCACAAGGCCTTGTTTGAGCTTCTCGCGAACTATGTGACAATCTAGCTCGATGTGCTTTGTTCTTTCATGAAAGCTTGGGTTGTGTGCTATATGAATAGCAGACTGATTATCACAAAACATGGAGACAGGTGCTGTTGGTTGAGCTTGTAAATCATGCAACAAGTAACTGAGCCATTGAACCTCACAAACCGTGGCTGCCATGGCCCGGTATTCTGCTTCACAGGATGATCGGGAAGTGGTAGTTTGCTTCTTGGATCGCCATGACACCAAGGAAGAACCCAGAAACATACAATAGCCTGTGATAGACTTGCGAGTGTCCACACACCCTGCCCAGTCAGAATCACTAAATGCTGTGAGAGTAGTGGAGGAATCAGCAGGGTAAAAAAGACCACAGCCAGGATTAAGTTTGATGTAACGAAGAACCCGCTGAGCAGCAGCTTCATGAACATCAGTTGGAGCTGATAAGAATTGGCTCAATTGATTGACCACATAAGCAATATCAGGCCTGGTAGTTGTAAGGTAGAGCAATCTACCAATAAGCCTTCTATAAGAGCCAATATCTGTAAGAGGAGTCCCTGATGCAGTGCCTAGCTTCTGGGAGCTATCCATAGGAGTAGTAGTAGGCTTGCTTCCTAGCAATCCTGAGTCTGATAACAATTCAAGAGCATATTTTCTCTGATTCAAAACAATTCCAGCCTTTGATCTTGCAATTTCAAGGCCCAGGAAGAATTTAGCCTCACCCAAATCCTTGATATGAAATTGAGAGTGTAAAGATTGCTTGACTAACTGGATTTCACTGAGATCATTGCCTGCTAATAAAACATCATCAACATAGAGCAATAGAGCTGTGAATGAACCTGCATCAGTCTTCTTAATATATAGTGTATGATTAGCTGAGCTCTGTGTAAATCCCAGTGTTTGGAGAGCCTGACATAGGGTAGTATACCACTGCCTACTGGCTTGCTTGAGGCCATAAAGAGATTTCTGAAGAAGACAAACTTGATTTGATTTGTCAGTATGCATTCCTTGAGGTAAGCACATATATATTTCTTCATCTAGCCTGGCATGTAAAAATGCATTATCTACATCCAGCTGATGAAGAAACCAGTTGTTGGATGATGCAAGAGCTAGTAAGACCCGAAGAGTGGTCATCTTGGCCACAGGAGAGAATGTGTCAAAGAAATCAATGCCTTCTATTTGGGTATAGCCTTTCACAACTAATCGTGCCTTGTATCTATCAATAGTACCATCTTGCTTATACTTGATTCTGTAAACCCATTTACACCCAATTGGTGTTTTATCAGGAGGTTTATCCACAAGAATCCAAGTCTGATTTCTCTCTAATGCCTCAATTTCTTGATCCATAGCCTTCCTCCAACATTCATGCTTTACTGCTTCTGTGTATCTTGTAGGCTCAATAGCAGTAGTGATGTTCATGACAAAACTATGGTAAGAAGGAGTCAGGTTATTATAGGATAAGACTTTGGACAGGGGATAGGATGTACCTTTGCTTGATGGCATGGATGGCACAGCTGTAGAGGCAGTCAGAGTACAGTGATAATCCTGTAAGTAAGAGGGTGGTTTTCTTACTCTATGAGAAACCCTTTGGGTAATAGCTTGAGAAGGATCTGCAGAGAATCCTGAGATAGGAGCTGGTGATGGCATATTTGGTTCAGGTGGAGCAGGGAGTATGTAATCAAAAATATCATTTGCTGAAAATGTTGGCTGAGGAAAGTCATGGGACTGAGATGTATTGTCAATAGGAGACTTTGCATAATAAGGAAATATGTTCTCATGAAATACTACATTTCTGGAGATGGAAATGTTGTGAGTTTGGAGATCATATACTAAGTATCCTTTGGTTCCTGACTTGAACCCGAGGAAAACACATTTGTGGGCTCGAGGGTCAAACTTTGTTCTGTGGCTAGCAAGGGTTGAAGCAAAACAAAGGGATCCAAAGACCTTTAAATGAGACAAATCTGGTAACACTTTATAGAGTAGCTGAAAAGGACATTTATTATCTAACACAGGTGTAGGTAATCTATTTATGAGGAAAATAGCATGGGCAATAGCATGAGCCCATAAGATTTTAGGAAGGTGGGCTTGAAATAACAATGCACGAGCCACATTGAGAATGTGTTGATGTTTCCTCTCAACAATTGAATTTTGTTGAGGGGTTTCAACACAAGAGGTTTGATGAATTATATCTTTCTCAGCATAAAAGTGACTCAATGCAAATTCTTTCCCATTGTCACTTCTAATGACTTTCACAGTGGTTTCAAATTGATTAACTACCATAGCACAGAAATCCTGAACAAGGGTTTTAACTTCTGCTTTTGACTTTAGTAAATAAACCCAAGTGTATCTTGAATAGTCATCTACTATAgtcaaaaaataagaaaagccATGCAAAGACATAACAGAAACTGGGCCCCAAATATCAACATGTATTAATTGGAAAATAGTGGTAGATACAGTGGTACTGAGTGGAAAACTCAATCGTTTTTGCTTAGCTACAGGACAAACATCACAAACATGAGCTTTACTACAATGTACATATGGAAATAGctcatttattgaatgacccTTAACAAGTGAGGGATGACCTAACCTATAATGCCACAAATTGTGTGCATTTGACTCAAAACTACTAACTAGACTTTGAGTAGAGGATGAATTTACAGAGGCTGGGACAGAATTACTAGCTGTAACTGAGTTCCTGTTGAAGATGTAGAGACCCTTGACTGCCCTAACTGTGCCAATCATCCTCCAAGCACTGATATCCTGAATTAGACAAAGATCATCATGGAATGTTAGTCTATAATGCAAACTTTTCACCAGCTTATGAACTGAAATCAAATTAGACTCAAAATTTGGCAGATATAACACATTGGTCAGTGTGAAGGAGGGTGTAATGCAAATTGTGCCTTTGATTTTATCTATCTCAACAATCCCATTAGGTAGAGACACAGGAATGGGTGCTACATGCTTATAGGTACTAAAGTAACTAAGATTGTTACATATGTGATCTGTGGCACCAGTGTCAAGGATCCAAATTGTATTGAGAGGATCATTATCTCTAGATGAAAGAAATTTAGTACTGTTATTACCATTCTTTGTAGGAAGCACTTGAGCACAAGAATTTACACTAGCTCCATGCTGAGATGTTGAACTCTTTGTCTCTGGTGCTGGAAGTAATGCAAGTAGATGATGGTACTGATCAGCAGTGAAACCAAAACGAGTTGCTTCTTGCCCTGAAGCATTCTCTTGGCTGGTAGATTCCTGATCCTCATCAGTAGTGTGAGCTAAATTGGCTGACTTGCCAGCATACTTTGGATTCTTGAACTTGAATCCAGGAGGAAAACCATGTTTCTTGTAGCAATCCTCTATGGTATGTCCCATCTTCCCACAATATGAGCACTTCTTGGTGGTGTATCTATTGTTCCCTGAACTAGAAGAAGAACAACCTCCAGAATTTCCAGAATTGGAATGATAATTTCTACTGTGATCTGAACTAGAACCTCTATTATCATTAGAATTCTCTCTTGAAGCCATTAATGCTCTTGACCCAGAAACATTCTCAGCAGCAAATTGTCTTTCTTGCTGAGCAATAAGAGCAAATACTCGATTGACATTAGGAAGGGTATCTAACAGCATCAACTGTGATCTAACTCCTGAATACTGATCATTCAGACCTCTAAGAAATCTTACTACTtgatttttgtttctttcatcCTCAATGTTCTTGATTGCTCCACAAGAACATCGAGGATTGCAAGTACATACAGGCAGTGGATTAAGAACATCTAATTCATCCCAAAGAATCTTCATACTCGTATAGAATTTTGAGACAGAATTATCACCTTGTTTCAAACTGAAGATTTCCTCCTGAAGCTCTGAGATTCTGAACAAGTCTGCTTGAGAAAATCTTTCACTAAGTTCTTTCCAGACGTCGATAGCTTTATCACGCCACAAAATTGACTGAGCGATCTCAACGCTCATGGACTTGATTAGCCAGCTAAGAACAAGCATGTTGCAACGTTGCCAGAAGGGAGAAACAGGATGATCTTGAGGCGGTTCTGCAATCGACCCATCCACGAACCCTAGCTTGTTCTTGGTGAGAAGACTCATCTTCATAGCTCTCGCCCAATTGTGATAGTTCCCCTCCGATAGCGATGGCGAAACAAGAACGGTGGAGGGGCTTTCGTTTGGATGTATGTAGAAGGTATGAGAAGGAGTTTGTGCATCTTGCACAGTGAAGGGATAAGCGGCGAGTTCAGCCGCCATGGATGCGAAGCGGAAGCAGAGATACCATAACAAGAAATTGCAGAGAAGTTGCAGAGAAAGGTAAGAGAGAGATAACAGAAACGGTGCTTGATTCAATTCACTGAATGACTAAATGAATACAATGTACAATGGATAAGGATTATATACAGAGGGTGAAAGAGTAAAGTTAGCTAACTAACCAGCTAACTAACCTAACCAACTTGAGTAACCAATCCTAACTAACCCAGCTAAACTAAGGTAAAAGCTGAAAggttagtattattattatttactatCTATTATTACTCTTTTGGGAA from Lotus japonicus ecotype B-129 chromosome 2, LjGifu_v1.2 includes:
- the LOC130737053 gene encoding uncharacterized protein LOC130737053, with product MAAELAAYPFTVQDAQTPSHTFYIHPNESPSTVLVSPSLSEGNYHNWARAMKMSLLTKNKLGFVDGSIAEPPQDHPVSPFWQRCNMLVLSWLIKSMSVEIAQSILWRDKAIDVWKELSERFSQADLFRISELQEEIFSLKQGDNSVSKFYTSMKILWDELDVLNPLPVCTCNPRCSCGAIKNIEDERNKNQVVRFLRGLNDQYSGVRSQLMLLDTLPNVNRVFALIAQQERQFAAENVSGSRALMASRENSNDNRGSSSDHSRNYHSNSGNSGGCSSSSSGNNRYTTKKCSYCGKMGHTIEDCYKKHGFPPGFKFKNPKYAGKSANLAHTTDEDQESTSQENASGQEATRFGFTADQYHHLLALLPAPETKSSTSQHGASVNSCAQVLPTKNGYQCLEDDWHS